Proteins encoded within one genomic window of Haematobia irritans isolate KBUSLIRL chromosome 5, ASM5000362v1, whole genome shotgun sequence:
- the Gadd45 gene encoding growth arrest and DNA damage-inducible 45, with the protein MVVEAMQIQSYHQQKKQLPVANPLDTIMDYSKIGRTVKSALMKAQTESRVIVGLSAVIKVLSKATEGSLFCLMAVPQAGDSATHMHEVLLEAFCYENDIYVIKVDCPIKLSRILGKTNVESCCLVQKTWTGDQNEENLNKPESLLVDFCEAHWDATENPIIPLPNV; encoded by the coding sequence ATGGTTGTGGAAGCTATGCAGATTCAATCTTATCACCAACAAAAGAAGCAACTCCCTGTTGCAAATCCCTTGGATACTATTATGGattactcaaaaattggtcgcaCTGTTAAAAGTGCTTTAATGAAGGCCCAGACAGAGTCCCGTGTCATTGTGGGTCTTAGTGCTGTCATCAAAGTTCTATCAAAGGCCACCGAAGGTTCCCTCTTCTGTCTAATGGCAGTACCCCAAGCTGGTGATTCAGCCACCCACATGCATGAAGTATTGCTGGAAGCATTTTGCTATGAAAATGATATCTATGTCATCAAGGTCGATTGCCCCATCAAACTTAGCCGCATTTTGGGTAAAACCAATGTGGAATCTTGCTGTTTGGTTCAAAAGACCTGGACCGGCGATCAGAATGAAGAGAATTTGAATAAGCCAGAATCTCTATTGGTGGACTTCTGTGAAGCCCACTGGGATGCCACCGAAAATCCAATCATCCCTTTGCCAAATGTGTGA